A window of the Butyricimonas faecalis genome harbors these coding sequences:
- the ftcD gene encoding glutamate formimidoyltransferase produces the protein MKKLIECVPNFSEGNDMHIIDQITAEIKAVEGVSLIDVDPGKATNRTVVTMVGTPEEVCEAAFRAVKKASELIDMKKHKGAHPRFGATDVCPLVPVSNITMEETVEYARALAKRIGEELNIPVYCYESAAFVPERKNLATCRAGEYEALGERLSSEQWHPDFGPRELNEWTAKTGATAVGARNFLVAYNVNLNTTSTRRANAIAFDVRERGRAKREGNPITGKIVKDANGKNVMIPGTLKSVKAIGWYIEEYGIAQISMNLTDISVTSMHEAFDEVCRKAQDRGIRVTGSELVGVIPLKAMLDAGRYFLHKQQRSTGVSDKELIKIAVKSLGLDELYPFEPRKKIIEYILEDEMNQGKKFLIDMNLREFADETASESPAPGGGSISAYMGALASSLATMVANLSSHKRGWDDRWEEFSNWAERGKAYQVELIKMVDEDTNAFNRIMDAFGLPKKTEEEKVARHQAIQEATKFATEVPFKTMMLCYECMEVVKAMAEIGNPNSVTDAGVGALAARSGVIGAFLNVKINATGLDNKEYANDVISRAEKVVEMAKQMETDILNIVNSKI, from the coding sequence ATGAAAAAGTTAATCGAATGCGTTCCGAATTTTAGTGAAGGGAACGATATGCACATTATAGATCAGATTACAGCAGAAATTAAGGCTGTTGAAGGAGTTAGTCTTATTGACGTGGATCCGGGAAAAGCAACGAATCGTACGGTGGTTACCATGGTTGGTACTCCGGAAGAAGTATGCGAGGCTGCTTTCCGTGCCGTAAAGAAAGCCTCCGAATTGATTGATATGAAAAAACACAAGGGTGCGCATCCCCGTTTTGGAGCTACTGACGTTTGTCCTTTGGTTCCGGTTTCAAACATCACGATGGAAGAAACCGTGGAGTACGCTCGTGCTTTGGCAAAACGTATCGGGGAAGAATTGAATATTCCGGTATATTGCTATGAAAGTGCGGCTTTTGTCCCGGAAAGAAAGAATTTGGCTACTTGCCGTGCCGGAGAGTATGAAGCTCTTGGAGAGCGTTTGAGCAGTGAACAATGGCATCCCGATTTCGGGCCTCGCGAGTTGAACGAGTGGACGGCTAAAACCGGAGCCACTGCCGTGGGAGCCCGTAATTTCTTGGTAGCTTATAACGTGAACCTAAATACCACCTCTACCCGTCGTGCCAATGCAATCGCTTTTGACGTACGCGAAAGAGGAAGAGCTAAAAGAGAAGGAAATCCTATTACCGGAAAGATCGTGAAAGACGCAAACGGTAAGAATGTGATGATTCCGGGAACCTTGAAATCTGTAAAAGCTATTGGTTGGTATATCGAAGAATACGGAATTGCACAAATCTCCATGAACTTAACAGATATTTCCGTGACTTCTATGCATGAGGCTTTTGACGAAGTATGTCGTAAAGCACAGGATCGCGGAATCCGGGTAACTGGTTCTGAGTTAGTGGGTGTAATTCCATTGAAAGCTATGTTGGATGCCGGACGTTATTTCTTGCACAAACAACAACGCTCTACCGGAGTATCAGATAAGGAATTGATCAAGATTGCCGTGAAATCTTTAGGTTTGGATGAGTTGTACCCGTTCGAACCCAGAAAGAAGATCATCGAGTATATTTTGGAAGACGAGATGAATCAAGGTAAAAAATTCCTGATTGACATGAATCTTCGTGAGTTTGCCGATGAAACGGCATCAGAGTCTCCGGCTCCCGGTGGTGGTTCTATTTCAGCATACATGGGAGCTCTTGCTTCTTCACTGGCCACGATGGTTGCTAACTTGTCTTCACACAAACGCGGTTGGGATGATCGTTGGGAAGAATTTAGTAATTGGGCTGAAAGAGGAAAAGCTTATCAAGTTGAATTAATCAAAATGGTTGACGAGGATACTAACGCTTTCAATCGTATTATGGATGCCTTCGGATTACCGAAGAAAACGGAAGAAGAAAAAGTTGCTCGTCACCAAGCCATTCAAGAGGCAACCAAGTTCGCTACTGAAGTACCGTTCAAAACGATGATGCTTTGCTACGAATGTATGGAAGTGGTGAAAGCCATGGCCGAGATCGGTAACCCGAATTCTGTAACAGATGCCGGAGTTGGTGCTTTGGCCGCTCGTTCCGGAGTAATCGGTGCTTTCTTGAACGTGAAGATTAATGCTACCGGATTGGATAATAAAGAATACGCTAACGATGTTATTTCCAGAGCTGAAAAAGTGGTTGAAATGGCCAAACAAATGGAAACGGATATCTTGAATATAGTGAATTCAAAAATCTAA